A genomic segment from Gossypium hirsutum isolate 1008001.06 chromosome D04, Gossypium_hirsutum_v2.1, whole genome shotgun sequence encodes:
- the LOC107898720 gene encoding 60S ribosomal protein L34, giving the protein MVQRLTYRTRHSYATKSNQHRVVKTPGGKLVYQTTKKRASGPKCPVTGKRIQGIPHLRPAEYKRSRLPRNRRTVNRAYGGVLSGSAVRERIIRAFLVEEQKIVKKVLKIQKAKEKVSSKS; this is encoded by the exons ATGGTTCAGCGGCTCACTTATCGCACTCGTCACAGCTATGCCACCAAATCCAACCAGCATCGCGTCGTCAAAACGCCCG GAGGAAAGCTTGTTTATCAGACCACAAAGAAAAGAGCTAGTGGACCCAAATGCCCTGTCACTGGCAAGAGAATTCAAGGA ATTCCTCACTTGAGGCCTGCGGAGTATAAGAGGTCTAGATTGCCAAGAAACAGGAGGACTGTGAACCGTGCCTACGGTGGAGTTTTGTCTGGCAGTGCTGTTAGGGAAAG GATCATTCGTGCCTTTTTGGTGGAAGAGCAAAAGATTGTGAAGAAGGTTCTGAAGATTCAGAAGGCAAAGGAAAAGGTGTCATCCAAGAGCTAG